The following nucleotide sequence is from Salvia splendens isolate huo1 chromosome 2, SspV2, whole genome shotgun sequence.
TATCTCTAACTGGGAGCTCTTCAGGGCCTGCTTCTCGAGGGAATGGCTCTTGATGAAGCGCAGCTCGTTTGTGTACATCTTCAAGACTACACAAATCACAATAATGGCAGCCATTGCTTTTACAGTTTTCTTGAGGACTGAAATGAAGACTGGTCATGTCGAAGATGCTGCTAAGTTTTGGGGTGCATTGTTCTTCAGTCTCATCAATATCATGTTCAACGGGATGCAAGAGCTCGCCATGACTGTTTTCAGGCTTCCTGTGTTCTACAAACAGAGGGACTCTTTGTTCTATCCTGCGTGGGCCTTTGCTTTGCCATTTTGGGCGCTCCGGATTCCTCTCTCCGTGCTTGAGTCTGGACTGTGGGTTGTCCTTACGTACTACACCATCGGCTTTGCACCTTCTGCAGCTAGGTAAGACATAACATCACATGATTTGGATATTATGTAAGTGATAAATGGTATGCAATGTGTTGTTTGGCTAATGCTTGATATGTTGTTACACGATCACAGGTTTTTCAAACAACTCTTGGCGTTCATCGGGGTGCACCAAATGGCTCTCTCTTTGTTCCGTTTCATTGCTGCAGCTGGAAGAACCATGGTTGTTTCCAATGTTCTTGGAAGCTTCGTTTTGCTGCTGGTTTTCGTGCTGGGAGGCTTCATTGTCTCAAAAGGTCCCAAACAAATTATATTGTTTAATGATAAATATAACTGTTTTCAGATATTAGAACTATTTATTTGATGCAAAGTGTTAAATATCACTAATGTggtctttttaaaaaatttcagatGATATCAAAGATTGGATGATTTGGGGATACTACATATCTCCTATGATGTATGGACAGAATGCTATTGCCATTAATGAGTTTCTTTCTGAGAGATGGAGTACAGTAAGTTTCAAATTATGTTTCATAATATTCAAAGAAATATGATTTTCCAAAGCAACACTAGAAAAACTAACCACAacttttatattaatttcaGCCTATCAATGGCACTGAAAACACAGTTGGAAAGACCCTTTTGAGGGACAGAGGTTTATTTACCTCCGAGTCGTGGTACTGGATATGCATCATAGCTCTCTTCTCATTCTCTGTCCTGTTCAACATTTTCTTCATCCTCGCGTTGACATACTTGAAACGTAAGCATCTTTGTATATATACGTCTGACAATTCTTCTAGTAGCTTATGAGGAAGCCCACCTATTCACTTCTTTGGTGATCTTTCTCAGCTATTGGTGATAACAAGGCCATCATAACAGATGACAACGACACGAacggaaaaaaaaatcaacgtAGTAATGTTGAGGGTATGCAGCTTGTTATTTGTAAGATTTATGAATAAATCATATCATAAACTGTCAAGAAACTATGATTTCAGGTTTGCAAATGGCCATTAGAAACCCTAGCACAGGCACTAGTGAGCCACGAAGAGGGATGGTTTTGCCATTTGAGCCCCTCTCTCTTACATTCAATCATGTGAACTACTATGTCGACATGCCAGCTGTACGTTCGCCCCAGAAACACACTGTGTTCTTCTACATAAAAGTGTATTCATTGCTAACTTATGAAACTATTGCATGTTCAGGAAATGAAAACTCAGGGGGTTGAAGAAGACAGGCTTCAGCTGCTGCGAGATGTTAGTGGTGCTTTCAGGCCGGGCGTGCTGACAGCTTTGGTTGGCGTCAGTGGAGCAGGAAAGACAACGTTGATGGATGTGTTGGCCGGTAGAAAGACTGGAGGCTACATTGAAGGAGATATACACGTCTCGGGCTATGTAAAGAACCAAGAAACATTTGCTCGAGTCAGTGGTTACTGTGAGCAGAACGACATCCATTCTCCTTATGTTACTGTCTATGAATCACTCCTCTACTCTGCATGGCTGCGTCTATCTGCAGATGTGAAGAAAGAAACTCGAAAGGTGAGTTGCAAAGCATACATAGCTCATCGAAGTCGGTAAAATACGAGCATCGTTATCTGATAGTAACTCGGGTTTAACTGTTTCAGATGTTTGTGGAGGAGGTGATGGACTTGGTGGAACTTAACCCTTTGAGGAATGCAATTGTTGGGCTTCCGGGAGTAAATGGCCTTTCGACTGAAAGGAGGAAGAGGCTGACCATTGCTGTCGAGTTAGTTGCCAATCCGTCCATTATATTCATGGATGAGCCCACATCAGGACTCGATGCACGAGCTGCTGCCATTGTCATGCGTACAGTGAGGAACACGGTGGACACGGGGCGAACAGTTGTTTGCACCATCCATCAACCTAGTATAGATATCTTTGAAGCTTTTGATGAGGTAAAATGATGTTCCTACTTTGTACTATCAGGGTATTAATTTCTGCAGAGAAGGGTGTAGAGACAGATAGTTATGGTGATACTTGTTTGCAGCTTCTGTTGATGAAGAGAGGAGGGCAAGTTATCTACACTGGACCACTCGGCCGCCACTCTCACAAACTTGTTGAATATTTTGAGGTGCTTCTATTGGGCTAACATTACTATAAAATCCTTTAGTATGTGTAGGGTgatgtatttatatattatgttgGATAATGTAGGCCGTGCCTGATGTTCCGAAGATTAAAGAGGGGCAGAATCCAGCTACTTGGATGTTGGAGGTCAGCTCTGCTGCTGCTGAAACTCAACTTGGTGTTGATTTTGCGGATATTTACGCCAACTCTGCCCTTTATCAGTAAGTGATGAATGAGACTAGCTTCTTCACATATAGACAGGCAAGTAACAAGTGAATTTGTTGTGGAAATTTATCAGGAGGAACCAGGAACTGATCAAGGAGCTAAGCAGTCCAGCACCGGGGTCAAAGGACCTCTGCTTTCCCACACAGTATTCGCAATCCTTCACAACTCAGTGCATTGCTTGCTTCTGGAAGCAGAATCAGTCATACTGGAGGAACTCCGAGTTCAATGCCATTCGTTTCTTTACAACAATCGTCATTGGTGTTATGTTCGGTGTTATCTTCTGGAAGAAAGGGGATCAAATGTAAGCCGAGTTGTATGATCTCAATCGTGTCTAGTGATTTTCAGTGCACTTGTTTACCAACAAGACAATGTTTTTGCAACAGACATAGGCAGCAAGACTTGCTCAATCTGCTAGGAGCTGCTTACGCTGCTGTGCTTTTCCTCGGAGCCACCAATGCCCATGCAGTCCAATCTGTGGTGGCGATTGAGAGAACCGTGTTCTACCGCGAAAGAGCTGCAGGAATGTATTCTGAGCTGCCCTATGCATTTGCACAGGTAATTATTAACTAGAAAACAAACTAACATTCTCTGCTTAGTAATATCTTGCATATGTTGTACTAATAAATATCATCGCGTTGTGTGCTGTTGATGCGCAGGTCGCGATAGAGACAATCTACATTGCCATTCAGACATTTGGCTACTCTCTGATGTTGTATGCAATGATCGGATTCCCATGGAATGTGGAGAAATTCTTCTATTTCTACTACTTTATATTCATGTGCTTCACCTACTTCTCAATGTACGGCATGATGGTTGTGGCACTGACTCCAGGCTTCCAAATCGCCGCCATTGTCTCCTCATTCTTCCTAAGCT
It contains:
- the LOC121787224 gene encoding pleiotropic drug resistance protein 2-like isoform X2, translated to MAAALGRDDLAASSSRRSWRSQSIKEIWQGPGDVFTRNSTRRQDVDDEAELRWAAIERLPTYDRLRKGMLQQVLSNGRVVQAEVDVTNMGAQDKKQLLDSILRVVEDDNEKFLQSLRNRTDRVGIEIPKIEVKFQNLSIEGDAFVGTRALPTLLNSTLNAFEAAIGMIGLSPSKKRVVQILRDVSGIVRPSRMTLLLGPPSSGKTTLLKALTGKPDDDMRVTGKVTYCGHEFHEFVPQRTCAYISQNDLHYGEMTVRETLDFSGRCLGVGTRYDLLTELSRREKEAGIKPDPEIDAFMKATAVVGQETSLITDYALKILGLDICADIMVGDEMRRGISGGQKKRVTTGEMLVGPAKAFFMDEISTGLDSSTTFQIVKFMRQMVHIMDVTMVISLLQPAPETFELFDDVILISDGQIVYQGPRENVLEFFEFMGFKCPERKGVADFLQEVTSKKDQEQYWCRKDQPYRYVSVPEFVEGYSSFHIGQQLAAELRVPYDKTRMHPAALVKEKYGISNWELFRACFSREWLLMKRSSFVYIFKTTQITIMAAIAFTVFLRTEMKTGHVEDAAKFWGALFFSLINIMFNGMQELAMTVFRLPVFYKQRDSLFYPAWAFALPFWALRIPLSVLESGLWVVLTYYTIGFAPSAARFFKQLLAFIGVHQMALSLFRFIAAAGRTMVVSNVLGSFVLLLVFVLGGFIVSKDDIKDWMIWGYYISPMMYGQNAIAINEFLSERWSTPINGTENTVGKTLLRDRGLFTSESWYWICIIALFSFSVLFNIFFILALTYLKPIGDNKAIITDDNDTNGKKNQRSNVEGLQMAIRNPSTGTSEPRRGMVLPFEPLSLTFNHVNYYVDMPAEMKTQGVEEDRLQLLRDVSGAFRPGVLTALVGVSGAGKTTLMDVLAGRKTGGYIEGDIHVSGYVKNQETFARVSGYCEQNDIHSPYVTVYESLLYSAWLRLSADVKKETRKMFVEEVMDLVELNPLRNAIVGLPGVNGLSTERRKRLTIAVELVANPSIIFMDEPTSGLDARAAAIVMRTVRNTVDTGRTVVCTIHQPSIDIFEAFDELLLMKRGGQVIYTGPLGRHSHKLVEYFEAVPDVPKIKEGQNPATWMLEVSSAAAETQLGVDFADIYANSALYQRNQELIKELSSPAPGSKDLCFPTQYSQSFTTQCIACFWKQNQSYWRNSEFNAIRFFTTIVIGVMFGVIFWKKGDQIHRQQDLLNLLGAAYAAVLFLGATNAHAVQSVVAIERTVFYRERAAGMYSELPYAFAQVAIETIYIAIQTFGYSLMLYAMIGFPWNVEKFFYFYYFIFMCFTYFSMYGMMVVALTPGFQIAAIVSSFFLSFWNLFSGFMVPRPLIPIWWRWYYWASPVAWTIYGMFASLLGDLKTEIELPGSPTKMRVNDFLKDNLGYDHDFLIPVVIAHVGWVLLFFFVFAYGIKFLNFQRR
- the LOC121787224 gene encoding pleiotropic drug resistance protein 2-like isoform X1, which translates into the protein MAAALGRDDLAASSSRRSWRSQSIKEIWQGPGDVFTRNSTRRQDVDDEAELRWAAIERLPTYDRLRKGMLQQVLSNGRVVQAEVDVTNMGAQDKKQLLDSILRVVEDDNEKFLQSLRNRTDRVGIEIPKIEVKFQNLSIEGDAFVGTRALPTLLNSTLNAFEAAIGMIGLSPSKKRVVQILRDVSGIVRPSRMTLLLGPPSSGKTTLLKALTGKPDDDMRVTGKVTYCGHEFHEFVPQRTCAYISQNDLHYGEMTVRETLDFSGRCLGVGTRYDLLTELSRREKEAGIKPDPEIDAFMKATAVVGQETSLITDYALKILGLDICADIMVGDEMRRGISGGQKKRVTTGEMLVGPAKAFFMDEISTGLDSSTTFQIVKFMRQMVHIMDVTMVISLLQPAPETFELFDDVILISDGQIVYQGPRENVLEFFEFMGFKCPERKGVADFLQEVTSKKDQEQYWCRKDQPYRYVSVPEFVEGYSSFHIGQQLAAELRVPYDKTRMHPAALVKEKYGISNWELFRACFSREWLLMKRSSFVYIFKTTQITIMAAIAFTVFLRTEMKTGHVEDAAKFWGALFFSLINIMFNGMQELAMTVFRLPVFYKQRDSLFYPAWAFALPFWALRIPLSVLESGLWVVLTYYTIGFAPSAARFFKQLLAFIGVHQMALSLFRFIAAAGRTMVVSNVLGSFVLLLVFVLGGFIVSKDDIKDWMIWGYYISPMMYGQNAIAINEFLSERWSTPINGTENTVGKTLLRDRGLFTSESWYWICIIALFSFSVLFNIFFILALTYLKPIGDNKAIITDDNDTNGKKNQRSNVEGLQMAIRNPSTGTSEPRRGMVLPFEPLSLTFNHVNYYVDMPAEMKTQGVEEDRLQLLRDVSGAFRPGVLTALVGVSGAGKTTLMDVLAGRKTGGYIEGDIHVSGYVKNQETFARVSGYCEQNDIHSPYVTVYESLLYSAWLRLSADVKKETRKMFVEEVMDLVELNPLRNAIVGLPGVNGLSTERRKRLTIAVELVANPSIIFMDEPTSGLDARAAAIVMRTVRNTVDTGRTVVCTIHQPSIDIFEAFDELLLMKRGGQVIYTGPLGRHSHKLVEYFEAVPDVPKIKEGQNPATWMLEVSSAAAETQLGVDFADIYANSALYQRNQELIKELSSPAPGSKDLCFPTQYSQSFTTQCIACFWKQNQSYWRNSEFNAIRFFTTIVIGVMFGVIFWKKGDQIHRQQDLLNLLGAAYAAVLFLGATNAHAVQSVVAIERTVFYRERAAGMYSELPYAFAQVAIETIYIAIQTFGYSLMLYAMIGFPWNVEKFFYFYYFIFMCFTYFSMYGMMVVALTPGFQIAAIVSSFFLSFWNLFSGFMVPRPVCIHVHNTPNIFTWNFSVKYLLYQCQLIPIWWRWYYWASPVAWTIYGMFASLLGDLKTEIELPGSPTKMRVNDFLKDNLGYDHDFLIPVVIAHVGWVLLFFFVFAYGIKFLNFQRR